In a genomic window of Saccharothrix sp. HUAS TT1:
- a CDS encoding serine protease, protein MRHPSAVLAALVLSLSAVAPVASAAPSAPARAEVDFAGTVSLSGCSGAVVRPPDYDPADPALVMTNGHCVKFMEPREVMVDLPSDREFKLIDGDGDGSLGTLRATSLVYATMFGTDVALYRVGSTYAEVEAKGSRALELSPEQPGEGIDIRVVSGYWRDVYECEADGYVHELREGRWTWQGSMRYTEDCHTKGGTSGSPVVDLATGKVVAVNNTGNEDGEECTDNNPCEVDENGRKTVRQGIGYAQRTHQIAPCLTGGGRVDLTAPGCGLPGPAA, encoded by the coding sequence ATGCGCCATCCGTCCGCGGTGCTCGCCGCGCTCGTGCTGTCCCTGTCCGCCGTCGCCCCGGTCGCGTCCGCCGCGCCGTCGGCCCCCGCGCGCGCCGAGGTCGACTTCGCCGGGACCGTGTCGCTGAGCGGCTGCTCCGGCGCGGTGGTCCGGCCGCCGGACTACGACCCGGCCGACCCGGCGCTGGTGATGACGAACGGGCACTGCGTGAAGTTCATGGAGCCGCGGGAGGTCATGGTGGACCTGCCTTCGGACCGGGAGTTCAAGCTGATCGACGGCGACGGCGACGGCTCGCTCGGCACGCTGCGCGCGACGTCCCTGGTCTACGCCACGATGTTCGGCACGGACGTGGCCCTCTACCGGGTCGGGTCCACCTACGCGGAGGTCGAGGCGAAGGGGTCCCGCGCGCTGGAGCTGTCGCCGGAGCAGCCGGGCGAGGGCATCGACATCAGGGTCGTCTCCGGTTATTGGCGCGACGTCTACGAGTGCGAGGCGGACGGCTACGTGCACGAGCTGCGCGAGGGCCGGTGGACCTGGCAGGGCTCGATGCGCTACACCGAGGACTGCCACACCAAGGGCGGCACGTCCGGCTCTCCGGTGGTGGACCTGGCCACCGGCAAGGTGGTGGCGGTCAACAACACCGGCAACGAGGACGGCGAGGAGTGCACGGACAACAACCCGTGCGAGGTCGACGAGAACGGCAGGAAGACGGTCCGCCAGGGCATCGGCTACGCCCAGCGCACGCACCAGATCGCGCCGTGCCTGACCGGGGGCGGTCGGGTGGACCTGACCGCCCCCGGCTGCGGGCTGCCGGGACCGGCGGCCTAG